One Felis catus isolate Fca126 chromosome D3, F.catus_Fca126_mat1.0, whole genome shotgun sequence DNA segment encodes these proteins:
- the TXNL4A gene encoding thioredoxin-like protein 4A isoform X2 produces MYELYDPCTVMFFFRNKHIMIDLGTGNNNKINWAMEDKQEMIDIIETVYRGARKGRGLVVSPKDYSTKYRY; encoded by the exons ATGTATGAGTTATACGATCCATGCACCGTCATGTTTTTCTTCAG GAACAAGCACATCATGATTGACCTGGGTACTGGGAACAACAACAAGATCAACTGGGCCATGGAAGACAAGCAGGAAATGATAGACATAATCGAGACCGTGTACCGAGGCGCCCGGAAAGGTCGGGGCCTGGTGGTGTCTCCAAAGGACTACTCCACAAAATACAGATACTGA